From Pagrus major chromosome 2, Pma_NU_1.0, one genomic window encodes:
- the p2ry12 gene encoding P2Y purinoceptor 12, translating to MERNATSLTLFPINHNHTNTTCSRDNVLKTVVFPVLYSFLFLLGLLLNGVAVWVFFRIPSKSHFIIYLKNIVVADVIMTFTFPFKVLADSNMASTGLRIFVCRVSSVLFYLTMYISILFFGLISIDRCRKTIKPFRGTNAARLTRRKLLSGAIWTFLLLLCLPNVILTCKTPTSPNIKCSDLKTEAGLYWHEVVNHVCQVIFWGNLVTVIVCYTLITKELYRSYSRTKAHVGSCRAPSGGTVRNPGQSKRKMSANVFLVLAVFFVCFVPFHFARVPYTMSQTRGVLFDCKLKLFFFQLKESTLFLSSLNSLLDPLIYFFLCKSFRNTLFKTLRLPSGTCSWITGGGSDTDTGSTPLRVASGCT from the exons ATGGAGAGAAATGCCACTTCCCTAACCTTGTTCCCCATCAATCACAACCACACCAACACCACTTGTTCCCGTGATAACGTTTTGAAGACGGTGGTTTTTCCCGTCCTCTACTCCTTTCTCTTCCTGCTGGGACTTTTGCTCAATGGCGTGGCGGTGTGGGTGTTTTTCCGCATCCCCTCCAAGTCTCACTTCATCATATACCTGAAGAATATTGTGGTCGCAGATGTCATCATGACCTTCACGTTCCCTTTCAAG GTGTTAGCAGACTCCAACATGGCCTCCACTGGGCTGCGTATATTCGTGTGTCGAGTCTCCTCGGTGCTCTTCTACCTCACCATGTACATCAGCATCCTCTTCTTCGGCCTCATCAGCATCGATCGCTGCAGGAAGACCATCAAGCCCTTCAGGGGGACGAATGCGGCCCGGTTGACCCGTCGCAAACTCCTCTCTGGAGCCATCTGGACCtttctgctgcttctgtgtctgCCCAATGTGATCCTGACATGCAAAACCCCGACCTCTCCAAACATCAAGTGCAGTGACCTGAAGACAGAGGCTGGGCTCTACTGGCACGAGGTGGTGAATCATGTCTGTCAGGTTATTTTCTGGGGCAACCTGGTGACGGTGATTGTGTGCTACACTCTGATCACCAAAGAGCTGTACAGATCCTACTCCCGCACCAAGGCTCACGTGGGCTCATGTCGAGCACCAAGCGGGGGAACAGTTCGGAACCCCGGCCAGTCAAAAAGGAAAATGAGCGCCAATGTGTTCCTGGTTCTGGCGGTGTTCTTTGTCTGCTTTGTGCCATTTCACTTCGCCCGTGTGCCGTACACCATGAGCCAGACCCGAGGGGTTCTCTTTGACTGCAAACTCAAACTCTTCTTCTTTCAGCTGAAGGAGAGCACGCTCTTCCTCTCGTCCTTAAACTCTCTCCTGGACCCTCTCATCTACTTCTTCCTCTGTAAGTCATTCAGGAACACTTTGTTCAAGACGCTGCGGCTGCCTTCCGGTACCTGTAGCTGGATCACAGGTGGTGGGTCAGACACGGACACAGGCAGCACCCCTCTAAGAGTCGCCTCTGGATGTACATAA